A genomic window from Myotis daubentonii chromosome 4, mMyoDau2.1, whole genome shotgun sequence includes:
- the LOC132232492 gene encoding 3-oxo-5-alpha-steroid 4-dehydrogenase 1-like, whose product MTKSDIGAALNQCKDLSSWHRARAGDWWDWPQGRTPPTQTCPGRAACVPGAAAHPSLRSLIFPFLIRGGKPTPLYSCVIAFIFCTFNGYLQSRYLSEYAVYAVDWVTDPRFLTGFVLWLVGMLINIHSDHILRNLRQPGETGYKIPRGGLFEYVSAANYFGEVVEWCGYGLATWSVQGGAFALFTFCVLFTRAQQHHQWYLEKFEDYPKSRKTLIPFLI is encoded by the exons ATGACTAAGTCTGATATAG GAGCAGCATTGAATCAATGTAAAGATTTGTCTTCTTGGCACCGCGCGCGCGCGGGTGACTGGTGGGACTGGCCCCAGGGGCGCACCCCGCCGACTCAAACCTGCCCGGGAAGAGCGGCTTGCGTCCCGGGCGCGGCGGCCCACCCCAGCCTCAGGTCCTTGATTTTCCCATTTCTGATCCGAGGAGGGAAGCCTACACCATTGTACTCATGTGTAATTGCATTCATATTCTGTACCTTTAATGGCTACTTACAAAGCAGATACTTAAGCGAATATGCAGTGTATGCTGTTGACTGGGTCACTGACCCCCGATTCCTAACAGGTTTTGTCTTGTGGCTGGTAGGCATGCTGATAAACATTCACTCTGATCACATCCTGAGGAATCTCAGGCAGCCAGGGGAGACTGGATACAAAATTCCAAGGGGAGGCTTATTTGAATACGTAAGTGCAGCCAACTACTTTGGAGAAGTGGTTGAGTGGTGTGGCTATGGCCTGGCCACCTGGTCTGTTCAAGGCGGGGCTTTCGCTCTGTTTACATTTTGTGTTTTATTCACGAGAGCACAACAGCATCATCAGTGGTACCTTGAGAAATTTGAAGATTATCCAAAATCCAGGAAAACTCTAATTCCATTTTTGATTTAA